From the Mycobacterium noviomagense genome, the window TCCTCGTCCCCAACCTATTTCGGCGCCGTCGACCATGTCGTCGACGAAAGCCTGGCACGTGGACGGCTGATCTTGCAGGACCACTCGTGAGCGCGCCCACGATCCGCGGATCCCACCTGGGCGGCGCATCCGACCTACCGACCTTGGTGGTGGGACCGTCGCTGGGCACGTCGGTGCAGGCGTTGTGGACGGCAGCGGTGGACCACATGGCGGACATGTACCACGTCGTCGGGTGGGATCTTCCCGGCCATGGCTACAGCCCGCCGCCGCGTGGCGCCTTCACCATCGAAGAGCTGGCCGCCGGCGTCATCAAGTTCGTGGATCAGACAATCGGCACACGCCGGTTCATCTATGCGGGCGTCTCGGTCGCCGGCGCGGTGGGGCTGCAGCTTTTGCTTGGACACCGTGAACGTGTCGCTGCCGCCGCGCTCATCTGCACCGCGGCACGAATCGGCGATCCCGATGACTGGAAGAGCCGAGCGCAGGTGGTTCGCTCGGCCGGTACCGGTGAGGTGGTGGCCTTGTCGGTTCGGCGGTGGTTCGCACCGGGATTTTTCGACCGCGATCCCGCGTCGGCGCGGGCGCTGCTGGAGACGTTGCGGCAGGTCGACGACGACGGCTATGCCCGTACCTGTGAGGCGCTCGCCGCATTCGACGCCCGCGACCGCCTCGGCGAAATCGATACCCCGATCGTCGCTGTGGCTGGTGCAAACGACATTGCGACGCCACCGGATTCGGTGCGCTTCATCGCCGCCAAGGTCGCGCGCGGCCGGTTCGTCGAAGTGGCGAACGCCGCGCACCTGGTGCCCGCCGAACAACCGGGCCGAATCGCCGATGTGCTGGCCAAGCTGGCGAAGCGGCGAACATGACCGTTGTCATCACCGACTCAGCCGCAGTCGCCGTCGACGGTATCGAAGATGGTTCCACCATTCTGATCGGCGGATTCGGCATGGCCGGCCTCCCCGCAACACTCATCGACGCCCTCATCGAGCAGGGCGCAACCGATTTGACGGTGGTGAGCAACAACGCCGGCACCGGTGAGACAGATCTGGCTGCGCTGCTGGCCGCGGGGCGAGTTCGCAAGATCATGTGTTCTTTTCCGCGCCAGCGTGATTCGTGGGTATTCGACCGGCTGTACCGAACTGGGCGCATCGAACTGGAGCTGGTTCCCCAAGGCAATCTGGCGGAGCGGATGCGCGCTGCCGGTGCGGGTATCGGCGCATTCTTCTGCCCCACCGGGGTAGGCACGCCGTTGGCTGAGGGCAAGGAAACCCGCACTATCGACGGGCGAGACTACGTGCTGGAGTACCCGATCCATGGTGACTACGCGCTGATCGGTGCGCACCGCGCCGATCGGCTGGGAAACCTGGTCTACCGCAAGACCGCCCGAAACTTCGGTCCGGTCATGGCCACAGCGGCCACAACGACGATCGCTGAGGTCGCCGACGTCGTCGACATCGGCATGATCGATCCCGAAAACGTCGTGACGCCAAGCATTTACGTTGACCGGATCTTTCACCCTACGGCGCTGACATGACCACTGTCGAGCATCTCGACCGTGGCCCGCTCACTCGCGACGAGCTAGCTGCGACGGTGGCGCGTGATATCCCAGCTGGGTCGGTCGTGAACCTCGGCATCGGCCTGCCCACCAAAGTGGCCGACTACCTTGTCGCCGATGCCGAGGTCCTGTTGCACACCGAGAACGGGATGCTGGGGATGGGGCCACAGGCCCACGGCGAAGAGATCGATCCGGACCTGATCAACGCCGGGAAGGTTCCGGTCACCGAATTGCCCGGTGCCGCATATTTTCACCACGCGGACTCGTTCGCGATGATGCGCGGTGGGCATCTCGACGTCGCCGTGATGGGGGCCTTCCAGGTGTCCTATCGGGGCGACCTCGCCAACTGGAGCACCGGAGCCCCGGACGCCATTCCGGCCGTCGGCGGCGCAATGGATTTAGCCATCGGCGCGAAAGCGGTGTTCGTCATGATGTCGCTGTTCGGGAAGGACGGCGCTGCCAAGCTGGTCGCGCAATGCAGCTATCCGCTGACCGGTGTGCACTGTGTAAGCCGGCTCTACACCGACTTCGCCACCTTCGACGTCGACGCAAAGACGGGTCCGACGGTTCGCGAGACCTTTGGCGTCGGCGCCGCAGATCTCGCGGCGCGGCTGAAACTCACTTAGTGCCGGGTTTGGTGCGGGGCGATCGGTGTCAAGTCTGCAGCCGAAACACCTCAGCGAGCGGTCGGCGTGGTGTGGGAGGCGGCGGAGTTTCCGTGGTCGGCGCTAGTCCAACACGCACCAGTACTTGCGGTCGCACGTTGTCGTCGTTCAGCAATCCCGCGATGATGTCCCGGGTGACATGGAGCTCGGTGACGTGAGTCACCGGGCAGGTGGCCAAGCCGGCTAGCGTGCATTCCAGTAATACGGCAGAAAGCGCCTCGCCGGTGGCCAGCGCGTCGACGCGAGTGTCGCTGTCAGTAGACAGCACGAGGATCGTCGAGTGGTCCTCAGGGATCTCAGCGCGCCGGTCCCCCCGATGGGTCATCGGGAACGCCCGCTCGACGTCGACCCGGGCGCTCTCCGCCGCAGAAACCAAAGAGGTGTATGGGATGCCCTCTGATGCTTCGAAAGGTGATGTCCACCAGCGGAGTTCGTTGTGGTAAGGAGAGTCGTAGAGCCGCAGCGAGTCGGCGAGGCGGGACGCCTCGGCCAGTCGTGGGCGCACATCGTCCGGCAGCACGTCGAGGTGCACCGCGGTCCCGTCGACAGCACCACGCAGTATCGGTTCGAACGATTCCCAATCTGTCGGCGCCGTGAACGGCAACCGGTCAGTGTGGCGGGCCCAGATCGCTCTGGCGCGCAGGCGATGGTCGTCATCGACGTAGTCCATCGGAGTGAAGTGGATCGATGCCAGATGGTTGGGGTTGCTCGTGTTGGGGAACCGCTCGATGTGCGCTTGCCATCCCGCTGCGGCAGCCGCCACCCGTAAGTGGTCGAGGGCAGCACCGCAGCCGATGAGCGCTTCACGCCCGATCCGGTCGGTGTCCATCACTCGGCTCGGATCTAGGAAGAAGCGGAGTTGACCGTTGTTGACGTCGAACACCCACTGCCATGGTTGGCTGTTGTGCAGCGATGGTGCACGGCAGGCGTTTCGCACCGCATCCTTGATGACAGGGGTTTCTATCGTCTTCACAGGCATATCGACCTCCGATCTGCCATCAAGCCTGCTCGAACAACGCTCCCTTCGACAGGGTCATTGGTCCCTGGCCTGGTCGCCATTCGGCCCAGCGCTGTGGTTACCCCTGTGAGTCAGCGACGATCGTTCATCGAGGCGGCGATGTCTGCCACTAATTCCGGGTGCTTGAGGAACGGTGTGATGATGTCGACCGGCAGAGGGAAGACCACGGTCGAGTTCTGATCGGCACCGAGCTCCAACAGCGTTTGCAGATAACGCAACTGAAGCGACGCCGGGTTCTTCGACAGCGTATCCGCGGCTTCGCGCAGTTCCTCGGACGCTTGCAGCTCACCGCGGGCGTTGATGACTTTTGCGCGTCGTTCCCGTTCGGCCTCGGCCTCCCGAGCCATGGCCCGCTGCATCGACTCAGGGATCTCGACATCCTTGATCTCGACCACCCGCACTTGAACACCCCACGGCTCGGTTTGCTTTTCGATGATCGTCTGAAGGTCGCGGTTCAGGTCATCGCGGTGGGCCAGCAAGGTGTCGAGATCTGCTCGGCCCAGCAGCGACCGCAGCGTCGTCTGCGCGATCTGAGAGGTGGCCACGGCGTAGTTCTCCACCGCAAGAATCGCTTTCAGCGGATCGACGACCCGGAACATCACCACCGCGTTCACCCGGGCCGGCACATTGTCGCGGGTAATCACCTCCTGTGGCGGGATGGTCAAGGTCACCACCCGTTGGTCGACTCTGACCATACGGTCCACTAAGGGAATTAAAAACCGCAGCCCGGGCCGATACAACGGGCGGACATGTCCCATCCGAAACACCACGCCACGTTCGTACTCGCGAAGCACCGCCAGCGAAACGAACCCCAGCACCACGAGCCCGGTTGCCACTACCAGAACAAGGGCTACCACTACTGCGTTCACTGCGGGCTGTCCTCCTTCTGCGCCCAGCCGCCGCCCCACTGGGTGGAGTATCGGTCGATCGCGGCGGCGACCTGATCCTGCAGACCGGAGCGATGCGGGAGGTACTCAGGGGCATTCGTCGGCGTATTCCATAGGTGCCGGGCCAGCGGTAGTCCGGCAGCCACCACGAACACCGCGGCGCCACCAAGCACCAGCACATCGGCGCCAGAATGCTGGCCTATCAGCATCGCCACCGGCATCACCACTCCCAAACCGGCTACCACACAGGCGATTCCGCGGTGGAACCGGCCGGCATCCGAGTGGGGCCACGGATCGACCTCGCGGCTGATCTCCCGGCCGTGGTTCGACGTCGTGCACGTCGACTTCACCGGACAACTGTTGCACACCACCGGCGATGCCCGATACCGCATCACCCGGTGGTGGGGATCGAACGAGGTCGGCCACAGCCACTGATCCTGAGGACACACCCAGGCGTCGTGGTCGGGCCGGTAGACGAATTTTCCGGTGCGCCACCGCGCGGCGTGCCGCGATGCGCGCTTGGCCATGGCGTCGAAGCCCCACGCAGCGGCCACTAAGAACAGCGCATAGCCGGCGACCAGCCACACCGATGTCGTGGGTGCTGTCATTTCAATCCTTCGGCGGCGTTGGGGACTCGGCCCCAACTGCCGGGACTACCTCGGTGTAGAGCGGATGCTCGGGCAACTCTTGAGCGGCGGAACCGGAGCGGAAGTACCGCAAGGCCGTCAAGGCGATGTAGATGAACGGCAGCACACCGCCGACAATGAGGATCACGTCACCCGGCAGCCGCAGCCATTCGATCAGCGAATTGCCCGGCTTGGTGATGTAGCCCAGCGAACGAGCCTCGAAGTAGCCGCTGTTGACCGAATGGTACAGCTGCAGCACGCCGAGCGGCAGCAACGTGGCGAACACCATCCACGCCAGCCCAATGTTCATCCCCCAGAACGAGATCCGGGCCCATTTCTCAGGCCATTTGTCGGCGGGAATCACGTAGCGGAAAGCGAACATCGCCAGGCCCACGGCGAGCATGCCGTAGACACCCATCAGCGCAGCATGACCGTGGTTGGCCGTCAGCGCGGTGCCGATCTGGTAGTAGGACACGATCGGCAGGTTGATCAGGAACCCGAAGATGCCCGCGCCCAAGAAGTTCCAGAATCCGACCGCCACCAGGAACATCACCGCCCAGCGGTGGGGGAACGGCCTGCCGTCACCGGATTGCTGCCGCGACCCCAACTGCAGGAAGGCCCACGCTTCGACGGTGAGGAAGGTCAGCGGTATGACCTCGGCGGCCGAGAAGAATGCACCCAGGGCCATGTGCTCGACCGGGGTACCGGAGAAGTACAGGTGGTGCATGGTGCCGATCACGCCGCCGGCGGAATACAAGATGATGTCGAGGAAGATGACGCCCAATGCGATCCGTTCGCGCACTACTCCGAGCAGTACGAAGATGTAGGCCACCATCACGGTGGTGAAGAGCTCGAGGAAATCCTCGACCCACAGGTGCACTACCCAGAACCGCCAGAAATCAGCGACGGTGTAGTGGGTGCCGCTGCTGGCCAGCAGGCCAACCGCGTAGAACACCGGAATCGCAAGTCCGGCAAAAAAGAACAGCCACGGCATGTTCAGTTTGGATTCGCTCCGCAGCCGGGCCCGCATTCCCCGCCAGATGATCACGATCCACAGGAACATGCCGACGATCAGCAGGATCTGCCAGAGCCGCGGCAGGTCGAGGTATTCCCACTGTTGAGATAACAAGCCGCCGCGGCGAATCACGCCGTAAATGGATAGCGCCTCCGTGATCAGCGATCCGAACACCACCACCGCGACAGCGCCCAGTAGGCCGTAGGCCAGCCAGCTCTGCCGCCGCGGCTCCCGGCGGCTGATGAACGGCACCAGGAAGATGCCACCGGCCAGAAACGCCGCCGCGGTCCAGAACAAGGCCAGCTGCACATGCCAGGTGCGGGCCAGGTTGTAGGGCAACACCCGAGCCAGGTCCAGGCCGAAGAAATTCGAGAGGTCGGCCCGGTAGTGTTCGGCGGCCGCGCCCACCAGCGTCTGCGCCAGGAACAACACCGACACGATCGCGAAGAACCAGATCGTGGCCCGTTGCGCTGGCGTCAGGCTCACCTCGCCGGGTTCGCGGAACGACAGAGTGGACGTTTGTTCGCCGTGCCAGCCGACTTGCTGGCTCCACCGCCCGTAGACGGCGAACAAGATCCCGATGCCGCCCAATAGCGCGATCAGCGACAGCGCCGACCACACCAGTACTGAGGCGGTCGGACCGTTGTCGACACGCTTCTCGGGCGGCCAGTTGTTCGTGTAGCTGTAGATCTGACCGGGCCGCTGCGCCGCCGACGCCCACGCGGTCCAGGCAAAGAACGAGGTCAGGTCGTGGATGTCGGCCCGGTCGGTGATCATGCGCGGCCGCAGCCCGTACTTGGTGGAGTTCTCACCAAAGTAGGCCGCGTAGTGGCGCTGGATGTCGTCGAATGCCCGTGCCTGCCGGTCGGTGAGCACCAGCGTCTTGGTGCCCGGGTTATACCGGTTGGTGCGGAACTCGGCGACCACCTGGTCTCGCGGATCGGCCACACCCCCCGACCGCCATTGGTCGGCCACGTCGTCGGTGGACATGCGCAGGTACTCGGCCGTGTAGTCCGGCCCCAGGTAGGCGCCATGGCCAAGCACCGAGCCGTACTCCATCAAGCCGCGTGCTTGATACAGCTCCTGCCCGCGGGTGACGTCGTCCTTGGTGAACAACACCTGACCGGATTCGCTGACGACCTTGTCCGGCAAGGGCATTGACGTGGTATAGGTGCGGTAGGCAAGGATGCCCAAGACCAGGAAGCCAAAGATCATTACCAGGGCCACACCCTGAACCCAGCCCTTGCCGATCAATGGTTGTGCGGTCGCCGGTTCGGAGCGCCCGGACTGTGCTGCTTCGGTTGCCATCGTCGACGATCCTTTTACCAGTCAGCGGACCGATCGCTGGTATTTAACTCCCTGGAATGGACCGACACGCCGAATACGCGGCTATTGAGGACCAACGTCCCTCGGCAAGCCGAGGACCTATGGCCGCGGCCTAGGGACTTACGGCTCCTGCCGGTCCCTACGGACGAACGCATAGCGTCGAGGCACAGATGTCAAGCCGCGGCGCACAAGGGAAAAACCATGAACACGTCACATACCTCTCGATCAGTCATGGTTGGCATCGATGGCTCAGATGCGGCGATTCGGGCCGCGGAATGGGCAATCGATGAGGCCGTCAGCCGTGAGGTTCCGCTGCGGCTGGTCCATGTGATCCATGAACGGGTAGAACCGGCTGCGTTCGCGTCCGTGGGAAATGTGCAGATGGAAGTCGAATACGGCGAAACTGCGCTGAGCACAGCGTGCGCTGCGATGGAAGCCACCGGCAAAGCTGTCAAGGTCGAAACCGACATTCTGCGAGGCGATCCCGCGGCCGTCCTCATCGCCGAATCCCGCCGGGCTGACATGGTGTGCGTCGGTTCGGTGGGAATCGGCCGTTTCGCCCGTGCATTGCTAGGTTCCACGGCGGCAGAACTGGCTAAGGCCGCTCACTGCTCGGTCGCGATCATCCGCACCAAGCCGAGGCAGTTGAAGCTTGCCAGCGACTGCATAGTGGTCGCGGTCAACAACTCATCCGAGAACGAAGCAGTCGTCCAGCAGGCGATGAAAGAGGCTCAGCTGCGCGATGCACCAGTGCTCGCCCTCGGCGGGTGGCGAGAAGACCTCGGTGACATGACCCTGGACGACGTGAACAGACGGCTAGAGTCCTGGAGGCTGCGCTGTCCCAGCGTGCAAATCTATACTGCGGCCACGCATACCAACATCGCGGACTTTCTTGGCGTAAACGGCAGACGAGTTCAGCTCGCTGTGATCGGCAGCTCTGATGTTGACCAGGTCGTGCAGCTGATCGGGCCACACCGCCAGCCGTTGCTCGGTCACGCCGAGTGCTCGGTGCTGGTGGTTCGCTGCTAGACGTCGGACACGGGAGAACTTGTGGAGAAGATAGTCACGGCGACGATGCGGGATGGCGCCGCGGTACTGTTGCGCCGCCTCGAGCCGTCGGATATCGACGCGGTCATTGCACTACATGACACGCTGACCGAGCGTGAGTGCTACTTGAGGTTTTTCACGATGCACCCGATGTACTTGAAAGCTTTGGCGCAGAGGCTTACTGAAGGTACGGGTGAAGACTACGCACTGGGCGCATTCGAGTCCGGAAACCTGATCGGCGTTGCTAACTACGTGGTCTGCGCCAAGCCAGCTACCGCCGAGGTTGCTGTCGTCGTGGCCCACGCGGATCATCTGCGCGGAGTGGGAACCGCATTGCTTCGGCGGCTTGCGAAAGTTGCCTGTGCTAGCGGAATTCGCCACTTCGTCGCCGATGTCATGACCACAAATCACCTGATGTTCAGAGTTTTCCGTGATGCTGGTCTTCAGCCGCGAAGAACTGAATACAGCGACGGAGTCGTGCATCTCGAGTTCGATCTGGATGACATCGCATCCGAAATTCAAGACGCCGTTAGCTGAACGCCGACCCATCCAGAAATTCGACGACGTCACCCAGGGGGCGGCGTGGCGTCGACGGTAAGGGCTCAGCGTTGACCGGCGCCCAACCGATGCGGAGCAGCATCTGTGGGAACCCACTCATGCCGAAGACCTCGATTTGTACTGCGTCGCGGGTTTCGACCAGCTCCAGCGGTTCGGTGACCGGGCAGCTCGCCAATCCGAGTGCCGTCGCGCTCAGCAGTACGAGGCTGGTGGCCTCACCGGCGCGCAGCCGAGCCAGCGTGCTGTCGTCTTTGGTGCCAAGTGCCAATACCGCGGCATTGTCCTCCGTGGGGTCGGTCTCGGGCGGCTGCGCAAGAGCGGGGCCGGCGAACAGCCGCGGCGGGATGGGCGCGGTCGGATCAGACTCCGGTGAATTGCGGGCCGGCACACCAGCCAACGATGCGTAACGTCCGCTCCACGTGGTCAGCTCGGCCAAGTAATTGTGGTCGGTCGCGTGTCGCCAAACAGCTTCTGCCACGATGTGCTGCAGCCGCGGTAGCGACTCGATTTGACGCAGCATCACTCCGGCGCGCGCCGTGCGGGCACCCATCAGCGCTATGTAGTTGGCGGGGACAACCCACGAGCTGTAGCGGCGCCGATCGGTGCGCCGCCGCGGGATCGCCGCCGCCAGCGTGATGTCGACTTCGTTGGCAGGATGACGGTAAACCTCAATGGCGGCAAGGTGTTCCGGTTCGTCTGGGTTCGGTAGCCGGTGAACTCTTGACTGCCACCCAAGCGCCGCCAATGCCACCACGCAGTGATGCAAGGCGATACCGCAGCTGAGAATGAGGTCGCGGCCGTCGGGATCCGTGCTGGGCAGGTTCAGTCTACGGTCGGCGTAGAGGTGCAGACTCTCCTGGCCCACTCGCCACCGCCACGGCTGTGTGTTGTGCACCGACGGCGCACGCGTTGCCATCGACAACACGGTGTGGATGGTCTCTCGGTCCGGGAAGTGGGCGCTCATGGGGTTACCGCTTTCTATGAGGACGAAGTCATCCATCCAGGTTCGTCTGGCCAGACCCATGCCTGCTAGGGCAAAAAGACCCCGTTCAGCAGGACTTCCTGAGGTGTAGCACCAGGGTTGTTTGGTATTTCGAGCCCTGTGGCCATACGACCATGCAGCTGGTGACCAACGCCTCTGACTTAAGCACGTCACTTTCCCCTACCGTCAGGTCGACAGTGGCCAAATCGCTTTGGCAACCCAACGTTAGGGGAGACGCCATGTCCTCGGGCAAACCACATCTGGGAATTGTTGTCGGCGTGGATGACTCCCCAGCCGCTAAGGTGGCCGTGGATTGGGCCGCTCGTGACGCCGAACTGCGAAACGTCGGGCTGACGCTTGTCCACGCGATTTCTCCGAACATGACGACTTGGCTGGATACGCCATTGCCGCCGGGCTTGGCGCGATGGCAGAAAGAACATGGACGCCGTCTGCTCGATGAGGCGCTTAAGGTCGTTGAACAAGCTTGTCAGGACAAAGGACCCGCTCAGGTACGCACCGAACTGTTGTCGTCCCCGGCGGTTTCCGTACTGGTCGGCATGTCTGAAGACGCGGAGCTATTGGTTGCGGGGAGTCGCGGCAGCGGAAGGTGGAGTGCCCGGCTTCTCGGCTCGGTTAGTTCCGGGTTAGTCCGACACGCGCATTGCCCGGTCGCAGTCATCCACGACGAGGACCCGCTGATGCCGCACCCGGCGCATGCGCCGATATTGCTCGGAATTGACGGCTCACCGGCATCTGAGCTGGCAACTGCGATCGCTTTCGACGAAGCCTCGCACCGCAACGTGGGGTTGGTGGCTCTGCACGCCTGGAGTGACGCGGATGTATCCGAGTGGCCCGGCATGAATTGGAGGGCAATAGAATTGACGGCAGAACGGGTACTGGCAGAGCGCCTGGCGGGGTGGCGAGAGCAGTACCCAGACGTGGCCGTCCGCCGGATCGTTGTATGCGATCAACCGGCGCGTCAGCTCGTCGAATGGTCTGGGGAAGCCCAGCTGACTGTGGTCGGCAGCCGAGGCCGGGGCGGGTTCGCTGGAATGCGCGTGGGTTCGGTCAGCGAAACCGTCGCGCAGCTGGCGCGAATGCCGGTAGTCGTGGCACGCGGCTCGCGCGCGTGAGTGCGGCACAGAAGCCAAGCGTTAGGTCAACGGAGCCGACCACCGCACTACCGTGCCGCCGGTTGGCGGGCTATCAACTGTGAACGTGCCGCAGACCTGTTGGGCGCGCTGAAGCAAGTTCGTCAGGCCGCTGCCGGTGATGTGTTCAGGCATACCCCGGCCGTTATCCGCCACTTCGATGGATAAATCGTCTTCGACCTTGACGGTGACGCTGAGCGTGGTGGCGTTGGCATGTCGCACGGCATTGCTGACCGCCTCGCGCACAACAGCTTCGGCGTGATCGGCCAGAGCGGAATCTACCACCGAGAGCGGTCCAGTGAACTGTGTCGTGACGTGTAGTTTTCCCTCCGAGAATTGAGCGATCGCCGCGTCGAGCCGTTGGCGCAGGCGGGTCATGCCTGAAGCCGGTGTGTGCAGATCGAAAATCGTGGTCCTGATTTCTTGGATGACAGTTTGAAGGTCATCGACGTACTGCGAAAGCCGTTCCCGTACCTCGGGCATTCGCGCCAGCGGGATAGTGCCCTGCAGCCCAAGCCCCACGGCGAACAGGCGCTGGATGACATGGTCATGAAGGTCTCGAGCGATTCGATCGCGGTCGGCCAATACGTCGAGCTCGTGCGCCAGACGTTGCGAGGTCGCTAGCTGCCAGGCCAGCGCAGCCTGGTTAGCGAAGGCCGCCATCATTTCTTCTTGTTCTTCGGTGAAAGGCGTTGCGCCAGCGGGGCGAAGCACAACCAGGATGCCGGCGACCCGGTCAGTGGTACGGAGAGGCAATACCAGCGCGGGGCCGGAGGCCATTGCGCCGACGCCGATTTCAAGGTCGATGTGGTCGAACCGAAGCGGAGTGCGGTTGTGAAAAGCTTGTCCGACCGGTGTCTCGCGGACCGGTATCGTCGGTGCTTCGCTGAGCAGGGACAGCTCGCCGGCGGTCTCTGTCACCAGCAGTTCGTTGACGTCAGCGGACGGCGTGTCTTCGTCGAGAGGCACCGCAACCAGGGTTGCTTGCGCCTCCGCTAATTTGAGTGCTTCCTCCGCGATGAGTTGGAATACGGTTGCCGGGTCGGCACCGGAAAGCAGATTCGTTGCGATATCGCGGGTTGCTTCGATCCAGGATTGGCGGGCCTTCGATTGTTCGTACAAGCGAGCGTTCTCGATCGCGATTCCGGCCGCGGCGGCTAGGGCCTGGACAAGCACCTCATCGTCTTCGCTGAACGGCTGCCCGTTGATTTTCTCCGTCAGATACAGGTTGCCGAACACCTGGTCGCGTATGCGGACGGGCACACCCAGGAAGGCGCGCATGGGCGGGTGATGGGGGGGAAACCCCACCGACGCGGGGTGTTGGGCGATGTCGTCCAAGCGGATCGGCTTCGGATCATCGATCAGGACCCCAAGCACACCGCGGCCCTCGGGCAAGTGCCCAATCCGCTCCCGCAGCTCTTCATCGATTCCTTCATAGACGAACTCCACGAGATCGTGTCCGCTGCCGCGTACCCCTAAGGCCCCGTATCGGGCGTCGACAAGCTCGATGGCGGTGTGCACGATGGTGCGCAGGGCAGCGTCGAGGTTGAGCTCCGATGTGACGACCAGCATCGCCTCGACCAAGCCGTCGAGCCGGTCGCGCCCTTTGACGATCTGTTCGATACGATCCTGGACTTCGACCAGCAGCTCCCGCAGCCGCAGCTGGGAAAGCGTGTCGCGCAGCGGATGCGCGCCCCGTCCGGCCTCGACTGCGTCAGTCACACGACCATGGTGTCACCAGGCGAGACCTCCGTCTCCCCTATCCGACGGGCGATGGTCAGCGTTCAACTTGGACGCGAACACCGCTGCTTGGGTCCGCCGCTCCATCCCAAGCTTGGCCAGCAAACGTGATACATAGTTCTTCACCGTTTTTTCCGCTAAGAACATGCGGGCGGCGATTTGCTTGTTGGTGAGTCCCTCGCTGAGGAGCGCGAGCAGCGTCCGCTCCTGGTCGGTGAGCCCAAGCAGCGGATCAGTGCGTTCGGCAGTGCCGCGGAGCTTCGCCATCAAGGCCGCGGCAGCCCGGTTGTCCAGCAGCGATTTGCCGGCACCTACGTCTTTGATGGCTTGCGCCAGCTCCATGCCCTTGATGTCCTTGACGACGTAGCCGCTGGCCCCGGCCAGAACCGCGTCAAGCATCGCCTCATCGGAGGTGAATGAGGTCAACATCAGGCAGCGCAGCTCCGGCAGGTCCGACAGCAAATCCCGGCACAGTTCGATTCCGCTGCCATCGGGCAGCCGGACGTCGAGCACCGCGACGTCGGGCCGCACCGCCGGTATCCGGGCCAGCGCTTCGGCGACCGAACCGGCTTCGCCCACGACTTCCAGCTCCAGGTCCGACTCGAGCAAGTCGACGATCCCTCGGCGGACCACCTCGTGGTCGTCGACCAAAAAGACCCTCACCATGGCGAGCCCTCCACAGACGGGCGCCGTTCTGTTCTGCAGACCGACGCGTAGACATCCATCATGCTCTATCCCCTCATAGATGTTGGTGACCAACGACGAGAAGCACACCGTTGAAGTCGACCAACGCCGCATTGCCCGCAGCCCCAAGAATTTCGCGCACATGATCGGGATGGCGGGCACCCACGACGAGCAACTGCACGCTTGCTGCGTGCTTGGCCAGATAGTCGAGAAGGCAACCATGCAAGGCGATCGCCTCGGTGGAAAGATCGGGATAGCGTCGTCGCCACCGGGCCATCCGGCGATCCAGACGAGCGCGTATCCGGCAATCGCCCGCGGCCGGTTGATCCGCGGGGGAACTTTTCCAGCAGGTGACCGCCCGCAATGGGGCGTTACGTAGCCGCGCCTCAGTTGCGGCGGCCTCCAGTACCACCCCGACGTCAGGTGACTCGTCGGCTTCGACGACAATCCAC encodes:
- a CDS encoding alpha/beta fold hydrolase — protein: MSAPTIRGSHLGGASDLPTLVVGPSLGTSVQALWTAAVDHMADMYHVVGWDLPGHGYSPPPRGAFTIEELAAGVIKFVDQTIGTRRFIYAGVSVAGAVGLQLLLGHRERVAAAALICTAARIGDPDDWKSRAQVVRSAGTGEVVALSVRRWFAPGFFDRDPASARALLETLRQVDDDGYARTCEALAAFDARDRLGEIDTPIVAVAGANDIATPPDSVRFIAAKVARGRFVEVANAAHLVPAEQPGRIADVLAKLAKRRT
- a CDS encoding 3-oxoacid CoA-transferase subunit A, whose protein sequence is MTVVITDSAAVAVDGIEDGSTILIGGFGMAGLPATLIDALIEQGATDLTVVSNNAGTGETDLAALLAAGRVRKIMCSFPRQRDSWVFDRLYRTGRIELELVPQGNLAERMRAAGAGIGAFFCPTGVGTPLAEGKETRTIDGRDYVLEYPIHGDYALIGAHRADRLGNLVYRKTARNFGPVMATAATTTIAEVADVVDIGMIDPENVVTPSIYVDRIFHPTALT
- a CDS encoding 3-oxoacid CoA-transferase subunit B → MTTVEHLDRGPLTRDELAATVARDIPAGSVVNLGIGLPTKVADYLVADAEVLLHTENGMLGMGPQAHGEEIDPDLINAGKVPVTELPGAAYFHHADSFAMMRGGHLDVAVMGAFQVSYRGDLANWSTGAPDAIPAVGGAMDLAIGAKAVFVMMSLFGKDGAAKLVAQCSYPLTGVHCVSRLYTDFATFDVDAKTGPTVRETFGVGAADLAARLKLT
- a CDS encoding Acg family FMN-binding oxidoreductase encodes the protein MPVKTIETPVIKDAVRNACRAPSLHNSQPWQWVFDVNNGQLRFFLDPSRVMDTDRIGREALIGCGAALDHLRVAAAAAGWQAHIERFPNTSNPNHLASIHFTPMDYVDDDHRLRARAIWARHTDRLPFTAPTDWESFEPILRGAVDGTAVHLDVLPDDVRPRLAEASRLADSLRLYDSPYHNELRWWTSPFEASEGIPYTSLVSAAESARVDVERAFPMTHRGDRRAEIPEDHSTILVLSTDSDTRVDALATGEALSAVLLECTLAGLATCPVTHVTELHVTRDIIAGLLNDDNVRPQVLVRVGLAPTTETPPPPTPRRPLAEVFRLQT
- a CDS encoding slipin family protein yields the protein MNAVVVALVLVVATGLVVLGFVSLAVLREYERGVVFRMGHVRPLYRPGLRFLIPLVDRMVRVDQRVVTLTIPPQEVITRDNVPARVNAVVMFRVVDPLKAILAVENYAVATSQIAQTTLRSLLGRADLDTLLAHRDDLNRDLQTIIEKQTEPWGVQVRVVEIKDVEIPESMQRAMAREAEAERERRAKVINARGELQASEELREAADTLSKNPASLQLRYLQTLLELGADQNSTVVFPLPVDIITPFLKHPELVADIAASMNDRR
- a CDS encoding nitric-oxide reductase large subunit, encoding MATEAAQSGRSEPATAQPLIGKGWVQGVALVMIFGFLVLGILAYRTYTTSMPLPDKVVSESGQVLFTKDDVTRGQELYQARGLMEYGSVLGHGAYLGPDYTAEYLRMSTDDVADQWRSGGVADPRDQVVAEFRTNRYNPGTKTLVLTDRQARAFDDIQRHYAAYFGENSTKYGLRPRMITDRADIHDLTSFFAWTAWASAAQRPGQIYSYTNNWPPEKRVDNGPTASVLVWSALSLIALLGGIGILFAVYGRWSQQVGWHGEQTSTLSFREPGEVSLTPAQRATIWFFAIVSVLFLAQTLVGAAAEHYRADLSNFFGLDLARVLPYNLARTWHVQLALFWTAAAFLAGGIFLVPFISRREPRRQSWLAYGLLGAVAVVVFGSLITEALSIYGVIRRGGLLSQQWEYLDLPRLWQILLIVGMFLWIVIIWRGMRARLRSESKLNMPWLFFFAGLAIPVFYAVGLLASSGTHYTVADFWRFWVVHLWVEDFLELFTTVMVAYIFVLLGVVRERIALGVIFLDIILYSAGGVIGTMHHLYFSGTPVEHMALGAFFSAAEVIPLTFLTVEAWAFLQLGSRQQSGDGRPFPHRWAVMFLVAVGFWNFLGAGIFGFLINLPIVSYYQIGTALTANHGHAALMGVYGMLAVGLAMFAFRYVIPADKWPEKWARISFWGMNIGLAWMVFATLLPLGVLQLYHSVNSGYFEARSLGYITKPGNSLIEWLRLPGDVILIVGGVLPFIYIALTALRYFRSGSAAQELPEHPLYTEVVPAVGAESPTPPKD